aatgacagaaaagcagagttgGTTGCATTGTACTGGAACATAAAGGATGACTCTTCAGTGTTGACCACCCTCTCAACATTCTTGTGacattttaaacacagttaCCAGTCATATCTAGCAGGTCACTGCTCTCAGAGCCTCAGCCTGttcctgctcctttccctctgtCGTGTTCCTGCTTTTTCCCCCATGTGCTCTGCTGAGGCTGCTCAACTCACAAACCCAGCAGAGAACTGCTAACTTCTGCCTGCCTTCACAACTTGTATTGGCTCCACTGCACACGGGAGCTTAGGCAAAGAGAGACACACGTTGTCTGCAGCAAGAGGAACATCAGACCTTAGCCAGAGACAACAGGCAAGTCCAGTGCCAACACCTCAAGTTACCTTCACACTTGTTCTCAACAGGGCTAGCAGGAAAAGCTGGTGACATTCAGCTACAAAATACCAAACACCAAACTGCTTCTCTTCGCTGCAAACACTAATAGTACTTAGCAGACATTAGATCATTCAAGCACcctcaaagcagcagaaaagcgTTCTTCCATGTGCTTCACTGCTTGCCAGCCTAAGAATGAAAAGATTCTGTACTGATCCCCACTGGAAGGAAAGGGTTTAAACCAGAAATTTAGATTCTGGACAAAACTTCTGACACTTCCTTCCCTGACTTCTACTCTAAGGAAATCAATAAGCAACACTATCTATCTAGAAATGGAAATCTTTGGCTTAGACTATGCAAGATTTATCACTAGAGCATCTGTTCCTACtagctgaaaaggaaaaaaaaaaaaagcaataaacccacaaaacccTAGTGTTTAGCACAAAAGGGAAAGCAGATTACCTAGGTGGCTAAACAAGCCAGTGTTGGTGGCTGCTTTGGTGGATGCAACCAGCAGAGCTCAAGGCATCCAGCTAAAACCAGGCAGGTTTCTCTCCATTGTGCAGCCTGTTCTGCAGGGTAAGATTTATCAAGAAGAGTTAAAAGAGACACAGGAAATCATACCcagaaaatacagtatttttttctgagcatgaCCCTGCATATTTAGATATTACCCTTGCACCTTTTTACTAATCCATGCCCTCTCAACAAAAGAATATATTCCCATGATAATATGTTGAATTTGTCATTTGTGTTATGTCCAAAACCCCACTCTCAAAGTTAAGAGCCAGCTGTGAATGCACTGGGGTAGATGGATACAAATAAATTCTCATCTCAGTattactggggggaaaaaaaaaaaaagaaaataaaaatcttactAAATATACACTGTttccaaaaattaaattattttttcttaactgtGAAGGTACACCTTCAGGAAGACTGCATTAAGGATACCTAAATTATCCTGATATGCCATTTATTATACTCAATTTTATTTCTACACAATCTGACACAATATAAGACATGAAAACTTCTTAGGAGGACACAAAAGAAGTAATATTACTTGGAAAAATTCAGCAGTTGTCTGCCTTTCGGCACTAGCCACTACAACAGAAGCAGTGCCATTATTCTATAATTGTATATTTCTGTAGAGGTAAGGGATTACAGGAgaaacagaactgcagaaaaaacccaTCACGCTGTTCCTTATGAAAGCTACAAAGGCAAAGCAAGCGAGGAAAACAAGTTCTGCTTTGTTGAAGGTATAACAGTGACATTTGAAGCCAAGAGAAAAATCCAGAATTTCATATAAAACAGTTATCAGTtaagttttaaactgaaaaatcgATTTTATGTGTATTATTATTGAGGTACCATAGGACAGGAGAGAACAATACATCCTCACCACCAGCACAGGAGTCATGTCTCACCCTTACAGGTCATGCTACTGAAGTACACCACTGTGCTGTTTTGTTTATTCAGTAACCTACAAGGGTTAGTAAAGCCCCACACAACCTTTTTGCCAGGTTTGTTTTACAGCTTGGAAGGTAAGGGCAGGTGGGTTAACAGCCTGGGTTCTGGAAAGATGCACTGTCCCTAAAAATTGGGTCACTGGGTTTCCCATCCCTACACCACAAAGGAGCAATTTCTCAATGCTTAATCAGAATGAAGAcccttttgtgtgtgttctggTCAGCCATATCTAGACAACTTCCTTTAGGCCTCAGTCTGACTGAACCCCTGCAGCTCACCCTGTTCCAGCTCACATGCTGTGTCCTCACACATGTGGTCATGAAAAGAGAGGGTGCtgacagattaaaaataatagtaataaaaaaaatatcaggaggGAGAAAGCAGGTCCAGATGCAGTAAAACAACACAGCACCTCCAGGAGTGCCACATGCTGCTTTAGCACTTCAAAGTCAATGTCTGCCACACAAGCAAAATCCTGACAGGAAGCAGTGTCTATTTCAGATACTAACCAACAGCCAAAAGCTTTACTCATTGTTGTACAGTTTATTTAGACAAGAGAAAAGCCTGCACAGTTTTGTAACTGtacacagaaatgaaaacatctgaaaCATATCTGGTTTTTCCCCCTGAATATGTAACTTTGTAGTCTGTTCTTGGAAAAGTGGCTGGGTTTATATGGGTTGTTTTAGGATTCTCGTTTCAGCAGCACATATGCTCCCATTACTGCCAGAAGAGCtaactgcaaaagaaaacattataaAGACTGATTATAATTTCTCTCTGTAGAAGCTCTAAATCTACAAATAGTTAAATGTGTGCCCTCTCCAACACTACACCTCTTAGATGAGTACACAGTTACAGTTGTCTTCCTACAGAACCACAGGAACTGTTTAATGTGATCATATTAATCATAAGCAGGCATCACCACTGTATACACTTATGAAATTCctataaattaaatgttttcaaattattGCACATACTAAGTTCCTCTGAACAACAGACAAGCTAAACTGagcaagaaaaaagatttcACTTAATATGAGGTACCCCACCACAACACGTATTTATTAACACGTATTCTTATATGCAAGACTCTTACTACCTTTAAGTACTATTCTACAGTTTTGCATTCAAAATGTGTGTATACATACCTTGAATTTTGGATAGTCATTCATTATTATAGTTACCATGCCAACATAAGGCAAAAATCTGTAATTCACAAGAGATTAAAGCAAAATTAACCCTCAAATGTTGTATGGAAATGTGTCAGTGTTActcagtttaaatattttagtgCAAAACAATCATCTACACTTGTCACTAACAAATATCtgaatgggaaataaaatgtattaattttttccttggaTAAAAATGTAATCAAGTTATTTGATAATCTTAAGAGATTTCATCTTTGCTAAGGAAGGGGACAAAGCTCAAACCTTATGTAAGATTCCTGAAGAATGTGGAAATTATTTCCTAGTGATTTCTAGCAATTACAAGGGTAACTTGGTTAATTTTCTATTTACAGGTAAATTATCTGTTAAACGTGCTGgcttatgaaaaaataattccactcacaaaaagtattttttccaggtagtttttaaattaccacttaagaaattaaaaaataccataCCAGATCTACATTGTACCGACAGCTGTCTAATTAAAAAGCACGCAGTTTGCATTACTTACCCTCTTGCTCTTCCAACAACATCCTTCTTCTCTAACCAGTTCTGACCTTCTATGTACAAGCCTCTATCATCAACTTCGTTATTATCCCCTTTAGTCAGAAATTTGATGTTCCCATTTTCTCTAGAAGGCAACCAGGTAGTAACTAAATACCACTTGAATAAAAAACCTCAATTAACATTTACCAAGCACAATGAAGATGAAAAGTGCTACAAGATTAGATAACAATGTTTACTTCCAGTCCTGCTTGTGCTGCTTATTTAACAAACACCACTAAATCATTAACATGACAGACTTTACTGACAGTCAACAGATTTtaacacaaaatgttttttaaactgcTCCTAGATTGTCATCGGATGTGGGCAATTACACAGTGGACATGAAAGGCATATTGTCCACTCAGGGCAGGCACTAGACTTATTCAACAAAAGCAGCATGTACCtatctgtaaaataaaagccaaattCCAACCCTCTGCATTTTCAATGGAACAGAAATTTAACTCTGAAATCACATACTAAATAACATATACATATATCTATAATACAGATGACGTAGACCCTTTAGATCTTTAGGAAGTTGTATAATAATACAATGCTTTATGCATTTTTGAGTTCTCTGCACTTGTATTAACTCTTAGTAATCGTATTTATgtcaaaataaaactttgtcCTTCTTTTGATGGGAACAAATTAGAAGACCACCTACAGTAGCTGCAAGTCTGCATCAAATTCAGTATTTTGTCACTAATGCTGCAATACACTTTTGGGTCACTCAATAACCTTCACCATCTTGCagatatttgcttttaaaagcatcttCTTCATGAAATAATGCCAAATTAATACACGAGAGTCATGGTGAAAGAAACTATATTTAGAAATAAGGAAAGTGCTAAGTTGCATTACTTTTCATGTATTTTGATTACTCTGTGAACTATTGGAATGTCTCTGCCTTCAACTTTAAAAACAACTATTTCACCAGCTCTGATCGGGTCGTCATGGAAATTTGTTAAGAACAAGAGGTCTCCTCTGTGGAAAGCTGGTTCCATGCTGCCActacaaacaaaaagagagagcttGCTAGTGTCATGGTGAATGGAAGAAccatgaaaacatttaattagAAGATTAAAGAACACTTAACTCCTACAAATAAGCTCACAAACTTAAATGAAATCTGCACATTCACCCATTCCATGTGACATTACTTAACACAATCCAAACCTCAGTCTGAGCCAGCCCATACAGACTCCCTCACTGCCTCTgtgaaagcaagcaagcagctCTACAGAAACTGACAGTAGCTGTGGTGGAGGAGCAAAACGAGCCATGCTGGTTAAGGAAACTGTaagtgaaaagcaaaaacatgTTCCCAGTACAACAGGAAGTACTTCTCCACATAGAAAGAGTTCAATTAACATGAGTAAGTGTTCCAGATCCCATAACTAGTAACAGAGACAATTCCCATTAAAACACTGTTATTTACTGTGTATTCCTTGATTACACACTCAGTTTCTGTAGGGCTGACTCTTCTATGAACATGCACTTATCTGAGGAACACTCAGGGGCTCTTTCTATACCTGAAGTAAGATAGCACAGAGACAGAGCAACACACCAGTACATCGTGCTCATAAAAGAACTTCTACTGTGATatagttttgaaagaaataccCATATGGtaaggaacaacaacaacaaaaagaaattaacaaatagGCTGTAGAGTGTTCAATGGCTTCAGAGAGTGCAACacatttacttattttcttcagGAGATAACCAGAGCTTCACAGGATTACATCCACTTCTATTACAGGGGACTAATTTCTTTGGAATCCTAGCAACTATCCAGGGATTAATATCCCTgctgcaatatatatatatatatacatatacacacacacacacatatgtgtatatatatatatacacacatacacacacatatatatatatctgtaatCTTGAGTAGTTTATCTATTACTTTTCAAAGGTTTTAGGTAAGGTTTTTCTAAGATAAGGTTTTCTAAGGTGTGTCACATATCTCCTGCTTCTACAgactttaatgaaaacaaaactacaatCACAAAAGCAGTCCTTGCTATTTGTCCAAAAAACAGTTAGAAGAAAATAAGTGTTTAAGTACTACTCCTATTAGGTGAGATTTCAAGCTCCAAATCTATCTGAGGGGGAAGGTGAGGAGACAAAGACAAAGCAGTATTTGGCCTTTAACAAAAAAGCCTTTACATTGACTTACCTGAGCACCACAACAATGGGGCTTTCACTCCCAGTGATGACGATCAGCCCTTTCCATATCATAAGGGCAGAGGACACAATCATAGCAAAATTTAAGACTTGGTAATACAGCTATATGAGACAAGAAAATCGATTTAAAAAGTTACTGTGTTGCACTGAGAAGCACAACGTGAAATTTCAAGCCAAATGCACCACAGAATAGCAATCCAGACACATGGATGTTCATATTCCAGCAGAAACCCCATGGCACAGGTTGCTATATGGGCCACCCAACCACACAAACAGCCTTCCAGAGTAAAGTTTTTTGCCTCAATCTTGGCTTATCCCATTGGTGCAATTTGTTAGTGCTAGGAGCTCCTGAACTTGCTAGCAAAGTCTTCTAAAAGATAGGAAGTTACAAAGTAAATGATCAAATCCATTTTGATCTCGTGTCACCTGAGCTCCTAGGTACTCAACACATACATAAGAAGTACTACAAGATGAGTAATAACAGACTTTGTACTTTTAACAgctgttttggtttaaaaagaggagctgtggggtgggacaagTGAGATGACAAAAGGATCTACTCCTGAGGCCAGGCAGAAATTTCCTACGGGGAATATCTTTGATTGACTGGACTAACTTGGAGCCCAAAACTTCTACACGACACACTGCCTTCACAAcattccttttttgtttttttttccttaacagcACAGGGAGATCCTCTGCTGGAGGGGGACCCTGCCCATCTCCTCTTAGGGCTACCACCCCCTATGGCAGGGACCTGGAGCCAGAGAAGTCTCGGGTCCCTTCCACCCCCAAGCAGCCTGTGGCTCCTGACCCACCCCGGGGCTCACTGCTGTCAGACACGGAGCCAGAACCTCCCACACGGTTCCGGTCTCAAGGCACACACGGTGGGACAGGTGCCCCCTCCCTCATCGCCGGTCAGGCTCCACTATCAGCTCTGAAGCTTGctgggttttgtgttggtttttaaaaatgacTGGCGCTAAAAAACCCCAGGACAGAACCCAGCGCAAGGGACTTCCACAGCCCGCAGGTCGTGCTTGCCCAAGGCCTCACACGGTCCCTTCCAGACGCTGTCTGCCCGCTGACAGGGCTCAGagggcagcccctgccccgCTCCCCATGCCCACCCCCGGTGCCGAGCTGGGCGCTGACACCGCTGCACACCGCCGGGTTACcggccccggcccggccgcTACCTGCCGCTTGTTCATGCGCCGCAGGTCCCCGAAGAGATCCATGGCGGCCCGGGCCGGCGGGACACGGCTCCCAGCGGCTCCCAGCGGCTCCCGGCGCTCGGCTCCTCTGAGGGAGCCCGGGAAGACGCTGCACCCCGAGGCCCGCGCTGCCCCCAGGTACCGCCGGCCCGAGGCCGctggcagcccctctgctccccgGGAGTTGTAGTCTTTCTCCTCCCGCCGCCCCCCTCACACACGGCAGGCGTCAGCAGCCAGGCGAACTACAACTCCCAGCATGCACCGAAGCAGAGGGCCCAGAGGGAGCTGCCGCTCGCCTTCTGCCGTTGCAGATGCCCGACAAATTTGCTTTCCGCGGGGTCTTCCGGTGGGCGCTGAGACCCCACGAATCGGTAGAATCAACCGAACTCGTCCGTGGAGCAGCGGACCAGAAGCAGCGGCCTCCTGAGACATCTTTTTTGGGTCAGGCGGCTGCAGGGCAACTCTGTCTGGGGCAGCCGCTGCGTGTGAGCTGCTCATTGGCGGGCAGGATGGGGCGGGGCCGGGAGAGGAGAGCGGGGCGGGAGCGGTAGGGGGCGCTGCGCTGAGGGGAAGGTTCCCGGCGGCCATCTTGGGTGCTGTTGAGGGGAATGTTCGGGGTCGCGGTTCGGGGCTCCGGGCTCAGGGCATGGGCTGCCGGTGTTGAGCGGTGAGACCTCGGCCCTTCTGCCAGGGCAGGGATCGGTGCCTGAAACGGGATCTCCCTCAGAAAGCACTCGAGGCCAATGGACAGCAGTCTGCCTCACCAGCTGGGGCTCGAAGTCATCTCAGCACTGAGCTGCCACCTCAGTGTTTGCTCAGGGTCCGCTACACAACAGCTGTTGAAAGAAGCAAACTAGAAAGGCCTATAGAAAGCTTATTTTTTgtgtggcagctgctgctcagttcTTTCTGCGGACCTGTCCAGTGACAGGAGTGAGTTTGTGCTGTCAGAAGatggctggcagcagctccagtcATCTGAGGTAGGACAAGGAGGGTTTACACAGACAGCTGTCAAAGGCTGGCTTCCCTTTGGCCTTTATCACACAGGGACTGATGTCTGTAAAAACAGGACCTCGAGGAACGTGGTGGGGACGTGGCTGACAGATGTCCCTGGAGCCTCCACAAAATGCGTCATTATCCCACCTTGAGCAGATGCAATATTCAGAAGTAATTACTAAGACAGACATGGAGAAGGAGAATACACAGGAGCAAACTCAAAGGTGTCTAGAAGACTTCCGACTTTTTGGGTGTgtaattaagattttaattaaaaagatgtGGAACAAAGGTACCTGTTCTTCAATAGTGGGATCTGACCCCTGAAATGATTGATAGATTCTTGCCCAGCAAAAGATTTTCTGCAGTTCCTCTTAGGTTTTCATACCATGCtacttaaatttttattttcttattaaatagggttttctcctttctgtacAAAtccacttgtttttttaaattacaaagattAAAAAGGGTGGTTGggccaaaataataaaaaagtggAAGCAATATAAGGGAGACAAATCACAGTCCCTTGTGGGTGAGTGTGTCCACAAGATTTCAAGCTACATACTGGTTTTCATGCATCTTCTATGCCATACTGGGTCCTTTTGCAGAGTTTACGGAGCTGTCCCTATATGATAGATAAAAGGAACAATAAAGGTAATAGATCAGTAAAGCTTTAGGAAAGTTGGTTACCTTCTGCCAGTGACACAAACTACACAAATGTGAGTTCTTACTGCAAGAGGTTTGTCATTCAGGcttctgattttcatttgtTCCTCTGAGAGCAGCTAATTGCTGATTCTCCTAAAGAACTCAGAATGTCTCACATGTTCTGTTTCAAATGAGTCTCTTCATGATGAATAAACTGTCAGTTGCTTCTGTACTGCTGTCAGATGCATACTGTGGTGATGATTTAGAACCCATGTAAACCTTTCCAGTGCTAAATCCTTCTTTTCAGTGTCTGCCTGCTCCCATAAGTGCATTTCCCATGTCTGATATTTATACAACTGGGAAATGATGAGATGATCTCAAAACTACTAATGAAAATATGTAGCACATAAGCTACCCATTGTCTAATTGAATTTCTCTCCCAGAAGATTGTGCCTTTCAAGTAAAAAAAGGCCAAGAAATAGTTGTACACGGAGTAAATATAAAAACCTCCTGGAAGATACCACTAATTTACACTACAGTAGCAGGGCTGAGTTTTGACTAGTAACTCATAGGCAACTGTAAGCAATCTGACAATTAAatctttgtttcatttgctttgcCACTGGAATAAAATCTTAGTGTTATTTCTTGTGGTTACAGATGTCTGTTTCACTTCagccattaaaataattaattatattaCTGTAGAGTCTCGTATTTGCCAGAAcatattaaaaatcaaacacaacAAACCAGCTTTTGTTCCAAAATACTAAATTACCAAAAATACCAAGTTCCTACTGGAGTAAATGTAAACCTTACTTTGTATTTAATTATGTTTCCATTTAATGATAAATATTTGacacctttctttttattatccAGTTCTTCTAAGCAAGTTCATAACCTTGTTTGCAAGGTTGTGATGTTCAAAGTAGTTCTGGTTGATTAACAGTATCTCCCCTAATAAACTCTTTCAGGCTGTTTTTCCTGGTGGAACAACTGAGGGCTGCAGTACCATGCTGCAGGATTGTCACCCATCTCTACAGCTGCAAACATGCTCTTCATtcatcagtgctgctgtggtgtGACAAAGGGACAGGACAGGTACAAGAAGGCACAGCTGGTAAGTCTTTGGGCTGTCTGATGCACTGCTGTActctcctggggctgctgcaccCCAGACTGTTTTGAGACAAGGAGGACAGGGAGATTTTGGATGCTCCTCTGTTTCTGCATTTCCCTGCAAACCTCTCTGCACAGTCTGACCGTGGTTACAGAGTCACAAGGTGAATGGCTGAAGGTGCAATGAATTTGCACCCCAGAGTTACCGTGCTGCATCACAGCATGGAGGCAAATGGCTgtgagaggagaaggatctCTGGGTATTTTTTGCAGgttgtgttttaattttcagaatagGCAGATGATGATTCTTGCCTATCATGAGGTAGGAATACCTTTGTTCTGAGGTTGAAAGGCAAGCTGTCAGTAGGGAAATGGCAGTATCCTAGAGAAAGTAAATGACAGTGTTAGAACAGTCCCTTGCAGTCATTCCTGACTGAGAGAATTAAACGATTATAACATCTGATCttgcagcaggctgagggaaaaAGCAGAGGTAGTGTATAAAGGATTTAGAAAAGGGAGAATATTATTCACAAAGTTGCAACATTCTTTTGTGGGAGGCACAAACCCAAATTCTGACACCACAGTATCTTCTGGTATCTTTGCCTGTCAATGTTCTACCGGTTAGAGTTTTGAAgctcagaaaacacttttattcACCGACTGTTCATGGTGAGTCAAGGAAAACATATTAGGAAcgtgcttttcttccttttccatagATGCCAAGAGTCACCCACACTTCTGTTGGAGCTTTGTTATTTTACCATCTGGATGATTTAGATTATTAAAGGTTGCATGTATTTTGAGATCTTCCCATAGTCTGGATGTTTGACTTCAATATTTGTACAGTAGATCTTTCGGAGCTCTGCAGCTAgaaaattatgttaattttttagtacatggaaaaaaagtagCTCTTGACATTCTGGCTGGTTTGCCAGACCTTTGGAAACATCCAGGCTTTGTGTTACCTGTAGATATAATATTTGAATTACAGCTCTTTGTTTGCAAAGCGATTGGTGATGGACAAATAATGAACACCTTGCACCCGAGCTGAAAAATATAGGTTAATAGGCAAAGCCATCCAACTCCATCTGCAGCCACTCAGAGTAGAGCACAGGAGAAGTGCAGTAACTGGCTCCCCCAGTGAGCATCCTCTTGTTCACACACATCTGGAACTattctgcttccccttcctgTTGTGGAACAAAGCTGAAGGGGAC
The DNA window shown above is from Calypte anna isolate BGI_N300 chromosome Z, bCalAnn1_v1.p, whole genome shotgun sequence and carries:
- the SEC11C gene encoding signal peptidase complex catalytic subunit SEC11C encodes the protein MDLFGDLRRMNKRQLYYQVLNFAMIVSSALMIWKGLIVITGSESPIVVVLSGSMEPAFHRGDLLFLTNFHDDPIRAGEIVVFKVEGRDIPIVHRVIKIHEKENGNIKFLTKGDNNEVDDRGLYIEGQNWLEKKDVVGRARGFLPYVGMVTIIMNDYPKFKLALLAVMGAYVLLKRES